Proteins encoded in a region of the Sulfurimonas marina genome:
- a CDS encoding EAL domain-containing protein, with amino-acid sequence MKLELENKQCDCYIDKLTGLQNRLALLEYIKTSKTYTLFILDIDNFSNINSTYGYLIGDEVLVNITNYLKKLKPSYGEIFRFDGDQFVFLTNKTLLKIEMEELAQSVISFFNEIEVYNDELVSIKVFFSIGIYTGHGFNLLNYANLALNDARRYKKNSYKLFDITSTYIKSQLQNIDWISNVRKYIEEEKFVLFFQPIYDHKLNKVTKYEALIRIAYGSSFITPDNFLHACKVTGILELITRFVITTSFKKFSQTDYSFSINITSDDINLGYLEKLLLKRCEEYNIEPSRVILEILEDISTLTETHMLEQINSLRAKGFQIALDDFGVENSNFARLVDFKPDYIKIDGVFIKDLVEDEKSQIVVKTIVDFCKLCDIDIVAEYVHSEAVMEKVKEYGIEFSQGYFIGEPKQELL; translated from the coding sequence ATGAAATTAGAACTTGAAAATAAACAGTGTGATTGCTATATAGATAAACTAACAGGGCTACAGAACAGGTTGGCTTTGTTGGAGTATATAAAAACAAGTAAAACATACACACTTTTTATTTTAGATATTGACAACTTTTCAAATATCAATAGTACATATGGGTATTTGATTGGTGATGAAGTTCTTGTAAATATAACAAACTATTTGAAAAAGTTAAAACCCTCATACGGTGAAATTTTTCGATTTGACGGTGACCAATTTGTTTTTTTAACAAACAAGACTTTACTGAAAATAGAGATGGAAGAGCTTGCACAATCTGTGATCTCATTTTTTAATGAGATCGAGGTGTATAACGATGAGCTTGTTTCTATAAAAGTGTTTTTTAGCATCGGTATCTATACCGGACACGGTTTTAATCTTTTAAACTATGCAAATCTGGCACTCAATGATGCCCGTAGATACAAAAAAAACTCATATAAACTTTTTGATATCACTTCGACATATATTAAAAGTCAACTGCAAAACATTGACTGGATAAGTAATGTACGCAAATATATAGAGGAGGAAAAGTTCGTTCTTTTTTTCCAGCCGATCTACGATCATAAGCTTAACAAAGTTACGAAATACGAGGCTCTTATTCGAATTGCATACGGTTCATCATTTATTACTCCCGATAACTTTTTGCATGCCTGTAAAGTTACAGGAATACTAGAACTTATTACACGTTTTGTAATCACTACATCTTTTAAAAAGTTTTCTCAAACAGACTATTCATTCTCTATCAATATTACATCAGACGATATTAATTTAGGGTATTTAGAAAAGTTGCTATTAAAACGTTGTGAAGAGTACAATATAGAGCCATCAAGAGTTATTTTAGAGATTCTAGAAGATATTAGCACTTTGACAGAGACGCATATGCTTGAACAAATCAATTCGCTAAGAGCAAAGGGATTTCAAATTGCACTGGATGACTTTGGTGTTGAAAACTCAAACTTTGCAAGGCTGGTTGATTTTAAACCGGACTATATTAAGATAGACGGTGTATTTATTAAAGATTTGGTCGAGGATGAAAAAAGTCAGATAGTTGTAAAAACCATTGTTGATTTTTGTAAGTTATGCGATATTGATATAGTAGCTGAATATGTTCACAGTGAAGCGGTAATGGAAAAAGTTAAAGAGTACGGAATTGAGTTTTCACAAGGTTATTTTATAGGAGAGCCAAAACAAGAGCTTTTATAA